The DNA region CAATTTTGTGTGGGCTAAGACAAAAACAGAAATATGGGTTTAAGGTGGAGATTGTAGAATAAACCCAATTTCTGTCACTGATTTAGCCCATGATCATAATAGGAGCCCATTCTCGTGTGTTTAATGACGGTGAATTTTGTGCTGAACAaattaagaaaaggaaaacaaggTCAAGACCAATTGACAAAAAGGAAATTACGTGAGTCAAAGTCGGTGATTTGGCTGCAATATATAAAGGAAGGAGAGCTCACGTAAAAGGCATTCGAAACACAAAAAAGTAGAACAAAGAAAGAGTCGGGAGAGAGATCGGGTAAAAGAAACTTAGGAGACATTGTTCGAGTCATGTCGCTCCGGGatagagtttctttgatctCTCATATTCTTTGTTGTGTTTTTTCCTATTGAGCTTAGAGCGTTTGTGTAAACcctttgattgatagtggaAGTTGTGGGAGACGGTTCCCACCCCAGAGGTACCGCAAGGGAACTGAGTTAAAAATCTTGTGTCGTTATTTAGTTAAACAATCAAACGATCAATAATTCCTAACATTTACAATTTGGTGGGGTCGACTTCATCACAAAGATCGTGTATCCTCCGTAAACCAAAATCTTTATTTTGAGGTTGTGTTTACTGTCTCGAGATTAGATATGttgatttcttttaaaaatctggaaatatttagaaatattagTTCACGAtgatgtataaatattatttttcaaaagtcCATATACTAcatctttatttttcaaaaaattctcTTGATTTCGCAAAATAAAAGTtcatataaagaaaatttatacaATAAGAATTAATTACATATGATCCCTAGCTTAGCGCGGGAATAGACCTAGTGTGTACAAGTGTTTGATTATATCTCTCCAGCATTTGTTTGAGTAAATTTCAGGAGTTTATTTATTGTCTTGACTAATTctttaaagagaaaggaaggAAAACGAAACAAAGCCTTTACTAAGGAAacaaatctcttttattttgataatcTAATCTCCAGGATTAAAAGCTAGCTTTCTGATTGTAATATATTAAAGTGGTCTAAACAACAAATGACCAGTCTTTGATATGCTATTACCCATTGAAATAACAAAGACCAGAAGGATGATAAACCAAAGGGGTCCATTCCTTTCCAAAAAGACTCAATCCTTGGACTTTATAACAAGTAAACCCAATGCACCTATGAGAATATACTGCAAgaagaagattaaaaaaaatgtcaGTGTTCATTGTGGGTTGGACATTGAGTGAGACAAGATAATGTATTAACCTTGATGATAGGCTTTTCTGTCATGATTATCGTCACCCATCCAACATAAGGCAAGAAGCTGAAGCAGACAGAAAGGTAAAACCACTTATGAGAGTTAACTATACAGCTTTTGGTTTAAACACCTAACGGACACTTTGTGAATGAAGTAGATTAATTACGTACCCAACAGCACGACCCATTATATGATGTCGATGAAGCCAAAGCTGACCTTTAGCATAGAGAAGTCTATCATCGTCGAGGTTTTTGTCACCTGAAAACAATAGAAATGAAAATGTAAATGGGCATTGAATAATAACAATATGATAAACAACATACACTGACTTCAGATCAATAAAACCACAACCTTTTGTCAAAACATCGACTTCTCCAGTATTTTCCCTTTCGTGAACCTGTAATGAATCagaaccatatatatatatacaatctaAGCACCGGGAAATGATGATAATGAGGGAATTTAGAGAAAACGTTACCTTAATGACACGATGGACAATTGGAATATCACGACCCTGACAAGAGAAGCATGAATCAAAATACAAATGAGGTGAAAGAtataagcaaaacaaaaaatgagAATGGGAAACTTACAACAATATTGAAAACAACAATTTCGCCAGCTCGAATGGGGTCCTTACTCATGTACAAGAACAAAATATCCCCCTACAGGGTATCAGATTCATATCACTATTACCCTCAAATAGCTTATCAGTGAAGGGAACAAAGCTGCTACAAAATGTGAAGCCATCTCAATGATTTCATTTACCCTCTTAAAACCAGGTTCCATGCTTTCTGAGAGAACAACCACCACAGGGGATTCACTCCCAGTGACACACATCAAAGCTTTCCATATGATCAAAGCAGACGTGACTATCATCCCTACCACACAACAAATTGACATATACCATGAGAtgtatttcatatatttatccTTTTcagtgtatattttatattaatgttattttattatcaatagcattttgttttttttttcagattttcttTATAACATAGATTatgaaaatatcatatatactCTCGCTCAGAAACCCTAATTAAAAGAGCAGCCGTCGGTCTTCTCTCTCTTACTCCGGTGGTTGGTGGTTCTCACCGCCACCGGGAGCGGCTAAGACTCCGGAGAAAGAGGCTCTCAAAGCTCTTTACCGCCGGCTTTCTGTCTCCGGGAGGGTATGGTTCCTCTAGCATCTCTATCGCCGGCTTTGTGTCTCTAGGAAGAATGGTTTTTCTAGCATCTCGATCACCGGAACTTATGTTCTTCTGTGGTGAATTAGTATTAGGTTGAAGTCGTGGGAATACtgcttttgtttggttcttgaTGTTTCAGTCACTTCATTGCATCCTAAGTTGGCTTTTTGGGTTCGTTTTTGTGATTTATGTTCGCTGTGGAGGTATCTACTAGACCTTATCTTGGTCCTTTGTGGTTTTGGGAGATGGTTTCTAGACGAAGTAGTTAACTTGACCttcagtttttcttttgtgaGGAGGTGGGCAGTCTTTGCTCTGTAGGTCACTTGGCTGCCTTGCGAGTGTCTGCGTGTAAGAGCTGGTGGTCTTTTTTGACGTTTTCCCAAGTAGCGTTTCAAGGTCTTTTGTCCTTGTATCTTAATTTTAGTGGTGGTTTCTGGTCATGCAAGTTTCACATGGATAGCAGCTGCTGGAGTTGGTGTAGATTTGACCTCTCGATTGTTTTTGATGTTACTGGTTCTAGTATGGCTTGGTGATATTCCTTTCAGGGTTGGGACTGCTCAAGACATATGTTACTTAGGTCAGCTTCCTTGATATCGAATTCTTTTGGAAAGATAGAAGGAATAGACTTGTGGACATATATGAGTTTTAGACTctgtttatgtctttgttttattttgtttggtttatattttttgtctttGATTTCTTATCGACACTATGTATCTCAACTTTCTTCgagttaaaaaagaaaaagaaaatatcatatatattttatattttattattttttgttttataaataaacatatagaGAATTTATCTCTGAATGCCACTAGATTTATttagaattagaaaaataacaataactaaactttttgaaaaacaaacaaaaaaatatcaatggTACAAAAATTCTCAAACTAGTAAATATGAATTTACTaagatttaaagaaaaaaatccatgaaccaacaacaacaaaattaaaaaaaaaaaaaaatcttaagaaCTCAATTACCAACAACTCCCTAAGACTGGTACGCCAAAGCGTGATACAATTAGTTATCTCATGAAACATCGTCGACTTCATCAATTCTAACAGCCAAAAGGGTCTCTTATTTTATGGAAAATGATTAAACTATGGAACAATGTTCATATAATAGAAACCCCTACTAGCTAGTAGCTACATACAAGTACGCAAACTCCGATCAAAGAAATCCAAAAATTGCACTGAATTAGAATAACACATATGAGAGGAAACGAAGAACTAACCAAGGCTGATGGCCTGAGTGAGAAGCTGCCGAATCTGAATAGATTTGATTGAGTCTATTTTTTCTCCTATTAATCCCATCTTTCACCTTCAACGTTTCAAGATCGCAGAGACGAACGTTGTTCCAAACGaagcagaggaggaggagaatagTCTCTCAAGCCACGACTTGTCCAAGAGAGCGTTTACCCAATAAATCAACGATCCAATTTTAAAGCGTCTACATTTATAGTGACGTGGTTTAAATCCATGAATTGAGTGGCTAACATTTTGATGACgtgacataaatattttatgactACTGATTAATAAATTCattactaaataaaaactataatataaattacTAGGGTCggtccgccctacgggcgggatacttatataatttttaaaatatttaaatatattttgtctcatattttgtttctgatttaaaatgtttgatgttgtgatattaatatttagttagttGTAATGAAAATATGTTCCTTTTTGTCACATGGCTCTTTTaatatgtttgtttattttagatcatttatttctatttttatttctattttattttatattcattgatagatttattttattatgacTCTTTTTCGTACTGTGcaaataaatatttcttatttttatatctGAGATAGGTTTGTAGTTATTTTGGAATTCATCTTGTTGCATTTTTTTAAAACGATACTTTTTGCGATACAGTAACTTCAGTCTCTTGATTATATCatgaatattttttcatttttcatttcctatattatttttatttgttatattttattttatttgctctattttattctattctattttactatttattttaattatgtgtaaattatttttatattttcagtatattattagtttctttaacttaattttaattattaaaagagaataaaCTCTTTTGTGATAAAAGTGAAGAGATAATACATTAACGTActcttattaaaagagaaaataacttgtttatgtttttaatttgttcatcaagtatattttatgaaattatactattttggttattatctttttttttgtttttttataatgagAACACATTTTTATATCATCTTCGCATATGtctaactaaaattatttattttattttattaatcttgTATGAGTTGTTATTGTTGTGGTTAGGTTTAACACTCAAGccattgattattttatattttgtatatattgaatgtacttgtatttttatttcttttacatattttattttaaaattactaatttaaataattgaacATGAATATATTATTCCCTATAATAggaaattatttgttttaagattttaataatcttatgaaatttataactttGTAATATCATATATCGTTCACGACCAAGTTAAtggaaaacatattatttgCCGAGAAGGTAATCTTATTAAATTTAgctggtatttttgaaaatttatgtgaagataatattttaattattcaaCTTAAAAGATCTAACTGTTCtgaattatataaatatattttgtgtgcaATTCAAGTATAAagttatcttatttttatatatttgaaatgatcatttatataattatgatCAATACTTTATTCAATATGAAAAACACAGTTCTTTAAAAATTTGATCTGCAGATAATATTCTAATTCTTTAACTTAAAAGAACTATTCTcaattacataaataaattttgtgtaCAATTGAAgtataactttataatattttttacatattttgaaatgatcatttttatataattatgatCAATACTTTATTCAATATGAACAACATACTTCAGAATTGGAATACGCTGTTTATCAGAATAGAAATGCATTGGATCAAGATACGTTTCCACTCGCACCAATCTATGGAACTTGTTCACCTAATACTTCACTCTccaaatattttcttcttcgTAATTTATCTTCATATTCATCCCAAAATTATACATCTCTAAAATTAACAGATGCTCCTCTTGGTGATTTTGAAACATACTAAGCTATAAAATTATCAGTTTAGAAAAGTCATAAATTCATATAAACTGTCGAACCATCTCATATGTTTATCTATATAAGTTTTGTTCTTATATACCTTTGCTTTCCAATAAGCCAATATTGAATATCATAGTGATTCCTTCCTTGACGTGAGAATGGTATTTATTTAGGTTAACTCATTTTCCACCAAATGGAATGAGTAATATATGGGAACTGAGCCTCGGTGCGTACACTCGCTTCCAAAGCTCTCGTATCATGGTAGTGGACTGAATCGTATCTGCCCTCAAAGATCTCGatccttcttctctttttcctCTCCAAACCCCTGCTCCGGTTCCTCAAGCTCCTGCACAACCATCTCATCGTCCTTACTCCTGAGCCCCAACTTCATCAGTCACCTAAGTACTCTGCTGAAAGTTCAACAAAAACCAAGAGCTTGCATTTTCCTCTGGTCTTTCGTTCAAGGAAGAAAAGTTGATGTTtcagacaatttttttttcttgttcagaAATAACCGTTCGTACTGAAGAATTTTTGTGAATCTGTTTTGGGCTACGCAATAATCTAAGCAATTCAAATCTCTATTTTACAAAAAGCACAGTTGATATAAGAAAACGTTATCTCAGATTATCCTGAAACAATGGAAgaatcgattttggttctagaGTTACAAAAGTAAAAACTCTGTGTTTAGGATATTTCATCATGCCAATTCCTGAGTTGATATGCTTTTGTATTTCTTCGTGAAAATCGGGGCCTGCATGTGTTTTTGTGATGTTGGTGGATTCTCTTGGAAATCAGACTGAATATGTTCAAAGAGAAGTGGTGATTTTGGTGAGACATCCTTAACACCAACATGGATTGCTGCAGCAAATATTAACCAAACATTGAATTATGAATAGTGAAGAAATCAAGAGAAGCGAATTTTGATTCATTACCTGTCTTTTACAGGATTTGTGAGAATGTTCTTGGATTGCCGGATCTTGCATTCCCGTAGGCCCTAGCCtgtaagaagaaaataaaataagctaATGTCACTGGTTCTATCCAAACCGAAAAAGGAAGACGTAACAGACCAGTGAAGCACATAAGATAATTATAATTGGACTTACTCTCCGGTCTTTTGGATTTCTCACAGCATCATGATACTCCTCCTGCTCCTTGAATAACTCATTACATGTATTACAAACACAACAGGATGTTAGTATAACTCGCGTTATCAAGATATTGTACCAAAATACCTTTCTCTCGCTCTGCCTCACCAATACTGGGATCAGAATACTCGTTCTGCGCCAATTCCTTCTTGACTCTCTCAGTTTCATTCAGCCTGGTAAGTCTCAATCATATGTTCATGGTCTGTCTAAGACTTTTTCCATCTTCCGAAGAGTTGTTCCGTTCCTATCCTATGTTCAACAGCCTTATTACAGTCCTTGATGCACTCATCATACTGCATCAAACATAATCACATTTAAACTCAACCAGATACCAAGCAAATCACATAAAACTGTagactaatatatatacataaagaCTATACCTTTAGAAGTTTGTCCTTAGGCGAGAACAGTGGAGTTAGCCAATTCTGGTCGTTGGATTTTCTGGAAAGATTTTAACTGCGAAGAATGAACTGATGAATCTTAGAATGTAGAacatacattttttattataaatcgTGGGAGGAATGGACAGCAGGTGTTAGTTCTTCTGTTAAAGAAGACGTTTGGATTCCAACTGATTCTGTAACGCCCGAAGATATTTGTTGTAGGTGAGATGAAGACATGAAGAACTGCAGTGGCTAGAACATCGATGGA from Raphanus sativus cultivar WK10039 chromosome 8, ASM80110v3, whole genome shotgun sequence includes:
- the LOC108836551 gene encoding uncharacterized protein LOC108836551 isoform X3; this encodes MGLIGEKIDSIKSIQIRQLLTQAISLGMIVTSALIIWKALMCVTGSESPVVVVLSESMEPGFKRDPIRAGEIVVFNIVGRDIPIVHRVIKVHERENTGEVDVLTKGDKNLDDDRLLYAKGQLWLHRHHIMGRAVGFLPYVGWVTIIMTEKPIIKYILIGALGLLVIKSKD
- the LOC108836551 gene encoding uncharacterized protein LOC108836551 isoform X2, which codes for MGLIGEKIDSIKSIQIRQLLTQAISLGMIVTSALIIWKALMCVTGSESPVVVVLSESMEPGFKRGDILFLYMSKDPIRAGEIVVFNIVGRDIPIVHRVIKVHERENTGEVDVLTKGDKNLDDDRLLYAKGQLWLHRHHIMGRAVGFLPYVGWVTIIMTEKPIIKYILIGALGLLVIKSKD
- the LOC108836551 gene encoding uncharacterized protein LOC108836551 isoform X1, giving the protein MGLIGEKIDSIKSIQIRQLLTQAISLGMIVTSALIIWKALMCVTGSESPVVVVLSESMEPGFKRGDILFLYMSKDPIRAGEIVVFNIVGRDIPIVHRVIKVHERENTGEVDVLTKGCGFIDLKSVYVVYHIVIIQCPFTFSFLLFSGDKNLDDDRLLYAKGQLWLHRHHIMGRAVGFLPYVGWVTIIMTEKPIIKYILIGALGLLVIKSKD